One Lysinibacillus sp. OF-1 DNA segment encodes these proteins:
- a CDS encoding transglycosylase domain-containing protein, producing MKDWIEKINAKIDELLEQKWMKKLRISGSVTWNLFLLFLVFALVGTVFVGSVGAGYFASLVKEEPLRSKEELRNQIFSYEETSEIYFANDIYIGKLRTDLDRRETSLSNVAPDVVNAVLATEDEYFRDHNGIVPKAVVRGLLQDVTNSATQTGGSTLTQQLIKNQVLTNEVSYERKAKEILLAMRLEHFMTKEEILEAYLNIIPYGRNSSGRNIAGVETAAEGIFGVKAKELSLPQAAYIAGIPQAPFAYTPFTNTGELKSEEALKPGIDRMKTVLYRMKEAGYIDDAQYKEALDYEIAADFRGPEMRAEDRYPWLTYELEARAKEIIAEKLAKEDGVDPERLKAEKKLKDKYTILADRDVRSKGYRIYSTINKDMYDSMQKAAKDFQYYGHTYTGKGKDPVTGEEIDIEMPVQVGSILIENTTGKILSFVGGRDFKTTQVNHATQAFRSNGSTMKPLLVYAPAIEYGVIGAGSPLVDVKFSIGSWSPSNYITSDERGLIPAREALADSQNISALRLYNDIINRRPADLLVKMGFTKLHPDDFTNLATGIGALSEGTTVEENTNAFATFANGGQFIDAYMIDRIEDQEGNIVYQHEVEPVQVFSPETSYIVTDMLRDVLTKGTGTMARNTLKFSSDFAAKTGTSQEYKDVWLVGYNPNVSLGVWMGYDQPRTLYAFNNTYLQPSVRVNKLWGTLMNAVYDADPQLIDPPTSFKAPKNVVTASFCGISGMAPSAACANAGLVRSDLFNAKVFLPSQPDDSLASSSVVTIKGKTYNALPNTPAEFVKSGGAGINQAFIKRMLGRLGGNPASLLPKNSTLSNSSVSAVDFPADDSPPAAVTATVNGSTLSWSESSNDVVGYRIYNVTNGGNTLVTSVLESTQSISVASGQAYVVVAVDITGLTSPQSNVVSTGGSENEPDPEENEQEPIPPTTPPTNGNGSGSNGNGSNNGNGSNNGNGSGNNGNGSNNGEGSGNNGNGTENPEDGSNGGDNGNTPPPDTSTTRR from the coding sequence TTGAAAGATTGGATTGAAAAAATCAATGCGAAGATCGATGAATTACTTGAACAAAAATGGATGAAGAAATTACGTATTTCAGGTAGTGTTACCTGGAACTTATTTTTACTATTTTTAGTCTTTGCATTGGTGGGCACTGTATTTGTCGGATCAGTTGGAGCTGGGTATTTCGCTTCTCTCGTAAAAGAAGAGCCATTACGCTCAAAAGAAGAGTTGCGCAATCAAATTTTTAGTTATGAAGAAACCAGTGAAATTTATTTTGCCAACGATATTTATATTGGGAAGTTACGGACAGATTTGGATCGCCGTGAAACATCACTTAGCAATGTAGCACCAGATGTTGTGAATGCTGTTCTAGCAACAGAAGATGAATATTTCCGCGATCATAACGGCATAGTACCAAAGGCGGTTGTTCGTGGTTTATTACAAGATGTCACTAACTCTGCTACGCAAACAGGTGGATCTACCCTTACTCAACAGCTTATTAAAAACCAAGTACTAACAAACGAAGTATCCTATGAACGTAAAGCTAAGGAAATCTTACTGGCAATGCGTTTAGAACATTTTATGACGAAGGAAGAAATATTAGAGGCTTACTTAAATATTATTCCGTACGGTCGTAACTCTTCAGGTCGAAATATTGCTGGTGTTGAAACAGCCGCTGAAGGGATTTTTGGTGTGAAAGCTAAAGAATTATCTCTTCCACAAGCTGCTTACATAGCTGGTATTCCACAGGCACCATTTGCCTACACACCTTTTACGAATACAGGTGAACTGAAAAGTGAAGAAGCTTTAAAACCGGGTATTGATCGTATGAAAACGGTACTATATCGTATGAAAGAAGCTGGTTATATTGACGACGCGCAATACAAAGAAGCTTTAGATTATGAGATAGCGGCAGATTTCCGCGGACCAGAAATGCGTGCGGAGGATCGTTACCCATGGCTAACATATGAGCTTGAAGCTCGTGCAAAAGAAATTATTGCAGAGAAACTAGCAAAAGAAGATGGGGTTGACCCAGAACGATTAAAAGCAGAAAAAAAACTAAAGGATAAATACACAATTTTAGCAGATCGTGATGTTCGTTCAAAGGGCTATCGTATTTACTCAACCATTAATAAAGATATGTATGATTCCATGCAAAAGGCCGCGAAGGACTTCCAGTATTACGGTCATACGTATACTGGTAAAGGAAAAGATCCTGTCACTGGTGAAGAAATAGATATTGAGATGCCTGTACAAGTGGGCAGTATTTTAATAGAAAATACTACAGGGAAAATTTTAAGCTTTGTCGGTGGTCGAGACTTTAAAACAACACAAGTAAACCACGCTACACAGGCTTTTCGCTCTAACGGTTCTACTATGAAGCCATTACTTGTTTACGCTCCTGCTATAGAATATGGGGTAATCGGTGCAGGTAGCCCACTCGTTGATGTGAAATTCTCGATTGGTTCCTGGAGTCCAAGTAACTATATTACGAGTGATGAACGAGGTCTTATTCCAGCTCGTGAGGCATTAGCAGACTCTCAAAATATTTCAGCGCTCCGTTTATATAATGACATTATTAATAGACGCCCTGCTGATTTATTAGTAAAAATGGGATTCACAAAATTACATCCTGATGATTTTACAAACTTAGCAACGGGTATCGGTGCTTTAAGTGAAGGGACTACTGTTGAAGAAAACACAAATGCCTTTGCAACTTTTGCAAATGGTGGACAATTCATTGATGCTTATATGATTGATCGAATTGAAGACCAAGAAGGAAATATTGTTTATCAACATGAAGTGGAACCTGTCCAAGTGTTCAGTCCCGAAACATCTTATATCGTGACAGATATGTTACGTGATGTTCTAACGAAGGGAACAGGGACAATGGCACGAAATACGTTAAAATTCTCTTCTGATTTCGCTGCAAAAACAGGGACTTCTCAAGAGTATAAAGATGTTTGGTTAGTTGGCTATAATCCAAATGTATCCCTTGGTGTTTGGATGGGGTACGATCAGCCTCGTACACTTTATGCATTTAACAATACGTATTTACAGCCAAGTGTTCGTGTCAATAAGCTATGGGGCACTTTAATGAATGCTGTTTATGATGCAGACCCTCAATTAATTGATCCGCCGACAAGCTTTAAGGCGCCTAAAAATGTTGTGACTGCTTCATTCTGTGGTATTTCAGGTATGGCACCTTCTGCCGCTTGTGCAAACGCAGGTCTTGTACGTTCAGATTTATTTAATGCGAAAGTATTTCTACCGTCACAACCTGATGATAGCTTAGCATCTTCAAGTGTTGTAACGATTAAAGGAAAAACCTATAATGCTCTGCCAAATACACCAGCAGAATTTGTTAAATCAGGTGGTGCAGGCATTAATCAAGCATTTATCAAACGAATGCTAGGAAGACTTGGTGGTAACCCAGCTAGTCTATTACCAAAGAATTCAACATTGTCGAATTCATCTGTATCAGCAGTTGATTTCCCAGCGGACGATAGCCCACCAGCAGCTGTAACAGCTACAGTAAATGGCTCGACATTATCATGGTCAGAGTCATCAAATGATGTTGTTGGTTATCGTATCTACAACGTTACGAATGGTGGTAACACACTTGTAACGTCTGTGCTAGAGTCAACACAAAGTATCTCTGTTGCTAGTGGACAAGCATATGTTGTGGTCGCTGTAGACATTACAGGTCTAACATCACCACAGTCTAATGTTGTTTCTACTGGTGGTAGCGAAAATGAACCTGACCCAGAGGAAAACGAGCAAGAACCAATTCCACCAACAACGCCACCTACAAATGGCAATGGCTCTGGTAGTAACGGTAATGGTTCTAATAATGGGAATGGCTCTAATAATGGCAACGGCTCTGGTAATAACGGCAACGGCTCTAATAACGGCGAGGGCTCTGGTAACAATGGCAATGGAACTGAAAACCCGGAAGATGGCTCAAATGGAGGAGACAATGGCAACACCCCTCCTCCTGACACATCAACAACAAGACGCTAA
- a CDS encoding NAD-dependent epimerase/dehydratase family protein, producing the protein MNILVLGGTRFFGKKLVELCIQNGHDVTILTRGQSGNPFGTNVKQLVANRNDRDALAQALANTTWDIVYDNICYSPNEAQAICELLKGKTKKLVFTSTLSTYEVDGKMKKEEDFDPFQYQIRMGQQEEFSYGEGKRQAEAVLFKEASFPVVAVRFPIVMGEHDYTHRLHFHVERILQDQPITLPNIDAKMSYITDEEAAAFLYFTGVTPIEGPYNATASGTISLKDLIAMIEEISGKRAKISLIGGNEESQSPYGVPADWYMSNEKAEKAGFTFSQLEKWLPELVSTLVKQLQ; encoded by the coding sequence ATGAACATATTAGTTTTAGGAGGCACACGTTTTTTTGGTAAAAAGCTGGTGGAACTTTGTATTCAAAATGGACATGATGTAACGATTTTAACACGTGGTCAAAGCGGTAATCCCTTTGGTACAAATGTTAAGCAATTAGTGGCCAATCGTAATGATCGTGACGCTTTAGCACAGGCACTAGCTAATACTACATGGGATATTGTTTATGATAATATTTGCTATTCTCCCAACGAGGCACAAGCAATTTGTGAGCTATTAAAGGGGAAAACTAAAAAACTGGTTTTCACCTCTACTCTTTCAACCTATGAAGTAGATGGAAAGATGAAAAAGGAAGAAGACTTTGACCCATTCCAGTATCAAATTCGCATGGGTCAACAAGAGGAATTTTCTTATGGCGAGGGCAAACGACAAGCAGAGGCTGTCTTATTTAAAGAGGCTTCGTTCCCAGTTGTCGCTGTACGTTTTCCGATTGTGATGGGGGAACATGACTATACACATCGTTTACATTTCCATGTTGAACGTATTTTACAGGATCAACCGATCACTCTACCAAACATAGATGCAAAAATGAGCTATATTACAGATGAGGAAGCAGCTGCATTTTTATATTTTACTGGTGTTACTCCTATAGAAGGTCCATACAACGCTACTGCGTCTGGTACTATATCACTTAAGGATCTAATAGCTATGATTGAAGAGATAAGTGGTAAGCGTGCAAAAATTTCACTTATTGGCGGAAATGAGGAATCACAGTCACCCTACGGAGTTCCTGCAGACTGGTATATGTCGAATGAGAAAGCAGAGAAAGCAGGATTTACATTTAGTCAGCTTGAAAAGTGGCTACCCGAATTAGTGAGCACTTTAGTAAAACAGCTCCAATAA
- a CDS encoding acetylornithine transaminase translates to MSALFGNYGKRRAQIVKGHGTVVEDSTGKQYLDFTSGIAVVSLGHAHPAIVQALQEQSEKLWHISNLFDISGQEKVAQKLIAHTHFAHAFFCNSGAEANEAAIKLARKHTGKHHIITFEKSFHGRTFGAMSATGQGKVHNGFGPLVEKFTILPFNDVAALEATIDDSVAAIMLEMIQGEGGVNSVSAEFAAAITKACDDKGILLIIDEVQTGIGRTGTRYAFEQTVLKPHIMTLAKGLGGGFPVGAMLGTAELHATFSPGTHGTTFGGNPLAMNVAQAVLSHVFEPEFLQQVREVSAYFVAQLKANLPSSYTIQGQGLLLGIGCGNTEVAPYIAAAEERGLLLVGAGPTVIRLLPPLTVTKEEIDKAVAILKTILH, encoded by the coding sequence ATGAGTGCTTTATTTGGGAACTACGGTAAGCGCCGCGCACAAATTGTCAAAGGACATGGGACCGTTGTGGAAGATTCTACAGGGAAACAATATTTAGATTTTACTAGTGGAATTGCTGTAGTGAGCCTTGGTCATGCCCATCCAGCCATTGTGCAGGCACTGCAAGAGCAAAGTGAAAAGCTGTGGCATATATCAAACCTTTTTGATATATCGGGTCAGGAGAAGGTAGCACAAAAATTAATCGCCCATACGCACTTTGCTCATGCCTTTTTCTGTAATAGTGGAGCAGAGGCTAATGAGGCGGCTATTAAATTAGCGCGGAAGCATACAGGAAAACATCATATTATTACATTTGAAAAATCCTTTCATGGTCGTACCTTTGGCGCCATGTCTGCAACAGGTCAAGGCAAAGTACATAATGGCTTTGGACCACTCGTAGAAAAGTTTACGATTTTGCCATTCAATGACGTGGCCGCACTTGAAGCAACCATTGATGATTCGGTAGCAGCTATTATGCTGGAAATGATTCAGGGAGAGGGCGGTGTCAATAGCGTATCAGCAGAATTTGCAGCAGCTATTACAAAAGCTTGTGATGACAAAGGGATACTGCTAATTATTGATGAAGTACAAACAGGTATTGGACGAACGGGCACACGCTATGCCTTTGAACAAACGGTATTAAAACCACATATTATGACATTGGCAAAAGGATTAGGCGGTGGTTTCCCTGTTGGCGCCATGCTAGGAACTGCCGAGCTTCATGCGACATTTAGCCCTGGAACACATGGTACAACGTTTGGTGGAAACCCTCTTGCAATGAATGTAGCACAAGCTGTTTTGAGCCATGTATTTGAGCCGGAATTTTTACAGCAGGTACGAGAAGTATCGGCTTATTTTGTGGCTCAGCTAAAAGCAAATTTACCTTCTAGCTATACCATTCAGGGACAGGGTCTGTTGTTAGGGATTGGTTGTGGTAATACAGAGGTAGCACCTTATATTGCCGCAGCAGAAGAGCGTGGTCTTTTATTAGTGGGGGCAGGACCAACTGTTATTCGCCTCTTGCCACCATTAACGGTCACAAAGGAAGAGATAGACAAAGCAGTAGCTATTTTAAAGACGATTTTACATTGA
- the argB gene encoding acetylglutamate kinase, with protein MTTSKSMPHTARKRMVIKLGGSTLEGLNEAFFDNFKRLQESGVELIITHGGGPAINRELAARGIQSHTLNGIRVTNETAMKVVQSTLIGQVNPALVHELTHAGIAALGLNGFDGQLMVADFLDQAIYGYVGAIKTINTSLLEMLMSGGIVPVIACVGANEAGQALNINGDTVASEIALAIGADSLLLVTDVSGIRIQDEYQSIATPALIDQWTEQGHIYGGMIPKVQGAIDGLRAGIPSVQIVGETLIGTTIIASSKLHSP; from the coding sequence ATGACTACGTCCAAATCAATGCCTCATACCGCTCGTAAACGTATGGTGATTAAGCTTGGAGGCAGTACACTGGAAGGGTTAAATGAAGCTTTCTTTGATAATTTTAAAAGGTTACAAGAAAGTGGGGTAGAACTGATTATCACCCATGGTGGTGGTCCAGCCATTAATCGTGAACTGGCTGCTCGAGGTATACAATCACATACATTAAATGGCATACGTGTTACGAATGAGACGGCTATGAAAGTTGTCCAATCGACTTTAATCGGTCAAGTGAATCCTGCGCTAGTTCATGAATTAACACATGCAGGTATAGCTGCTCTTGGGTTAAATGGCTTTGATGGTCAATTGATGGTCGCAGACTTTTTAGATCAAGCTATTTATGGCTATGTTGGAGCTATCAAAACCATCAATACATCATTATTGGAAATGTTAATGAGTGGGGGCATTGTTCCAGTTATTGCTTGTGTAGGTGCTAACGAAGCAGGTCAGGCTCTCAATATAAATGGTGATACAGTGGCAAGTGAAATTGCGCTAGCGATAGGGGCAGATAGCTTATTACTCGTAACGGATGTGAGTGGTATTCGTATTCAGGATGAATATCAATCAATAGCTACACCTGCTCTCATCGATCAGTGGACAGAGCAGGGGCATATATACGGAGGAATGATTCCGAAAGTACAAGGGGCTATTGACGGTTTACGTGCAGGTATTCCTTCTGTGCAAATTGTGGGAGAAACATTAATAGGGACAACGATTATCGCTTCGAGTAAACTTCATTCGCCCTAG
- the argJ gene encoding bifunctional glutamate N-acetyltransferase/amino-acid acetyltransferase ArgJ, whose product MTVTTLTTVMKKLSSKNIVSPKGFKAAGLHCGLKHKKKDLALLVSEVPASVAGVFTTNAVQAAPLKVTKEVVYTTKKMQAIVVNSGNANACTGKQGVKDAQTMQALAAEKLGIAPNLIGVCSTGVIGEIMKLEPVANGIQQLEPKDNLENAIDFAQAILTTDTVMKNTSYSTTVDGKEVIIAGVAKGSGMIEPNMATMLGFITTDANIESDVLQAAFSAITNLTFNAITVDGDTSTNDTVVVLANGLAGNDTLTPEHPDWQNFYYTLQTVAEDLAKMIAKDGEGATKLIEVEVVGAISDEEARKIAKTVVGSPLVKTAVFGCDANWGRIIAAVGYSGATIDPDKITIQIGGAIMVENGEPIAFSEDALIQILKMHEVKIYVSLGLGEGKGHAWGCDLTYDYVQINASYRS is encoded by the coding sequence ATGACAGTCACTACGTTAACAACTGTAATGAAGAAATTATCAAGTAAAAATATCGTTTCACCAAAAGGCTTTAAAGCGGCAGGATTACATTGCGGTTTAAAGCATAAGAAAAAAGACTTAGCACTTTTAGTAAGCGAAGTACCCGCAAGTGTAGCTGGTGTTTTTACAACAAACGCTGTCCAAGCAGCACCATTAAAAGTCACGAAAGAAGTTGTCTATACAACAAAGAAAATGCAAGCAATCGTTGTGAATTCTGGCAATGCGAATGCCTGCACTGGTAAACAAGGGGTTAAGGATGCCCAAACGATGCAGGCGTTAGCTGCTGAAAAGCTAGGAATTGCACCGAATTTGATAGGTGTTTGTTCAACGGGTGTTATTGGCGAAATAATGAAATTGGAGCCAGTTGCTAATGGTATTCAACAGCTAGAGCCAAAGGATAATTTAGAAAATGCCATTGACTTTGCACAAGCTATTTTGACGACAGATACGGTTATGAAAAACACAAGCTATAGTACAACGGTGGATGGCAAGGAAGTCATTATCGCTGGTGTTGCAAAAGGTTCAGGCATGATCGAACCGAATATGGCAACAATGCTTGGTTTTATTACAACTGATGCCAACATTGAATCTGATGTGTTACAAGCGGCTTTTTCAGCTATTACAAATTTGACATTTAACGCTATTACAGTGGATGGGGATACATCCACTAATGACACAGTGGTTGTATTGGCAAACGGTTTAGCGGGAAATGATACTCTAACGCCTGAGCATCCAGACTGGCAAAATTTTTATTACACGTTGCAAACAGTGGCGGAAGATTTAGCAAAAATGATTGCCAAAGATGGAGAAGGGGCAACAAAGCTCATAGAAGTGGAAGTTGTTGGGGCAATTTCAGATGAAGAGGCACGAAAAATTGCTAAAACTGTCGTGGGTTCACCACTTGTGAAGACGGCCGTTTTTGGCTGTGATGCTAACTGGGGGCGTATTATTGCTGCGGTAGGGTATAGTGGAGCAACTATAGATCCAGATAAAATTACTATTCAAATTGGTGGTGCCATAATGGTTGAAAACGGTGAGCCAATTGCTTTCTCTGAAGATGCGTTAATTCAAATATTAAAAATGCATGAAGTAAAAATCTATGTGTCTCTTGGTCTGGGTGAAGGCAAGGGGCATGCTTGGGGATGTGACTTAACATATGACTACGTCCAAATCAATGCCTCATACCGCTCGTAA
- the argC gene encoding N-acetyl-gamma-glutamyl-phosphate reductase, with translation MKVGIVGATGYGGLELIRFLHNHPAVDQIDLFTSSEEGVLFSSKFGHLITIVDTPLQKIEYDTLEKFDVLFTSTPSGVTSELLPPLIGKGPRLIDLSGDYRLKNLASYEAWYGKKAAPSHSVQQSVYGLTEWNTELIQQATLIANPGCYPTAVLLSLLPLVKERLIDPSFLVIDAKSGISGAGNKPSQTTHFSEANESFSIYKVNTHQHIPEIEQALSMFAHVDTTITFNTHLVPMTRGILATSYAPVMPGITEAQLITCLQTTYEKHPFVRVVTDANGLGTNRVKGSNYCDILVKVDSRTNRATIVSVIDNLVKGAAGQAIQNMNVQFDLPQTTGLDVVPFFI, from the coding sequence TTGAAAGTAGGTATTGTTGGAGCAACTGGATATGGTGGACTAGAGCTTATTCGATTTTTACATAACCATCCGGCTGTGGATCAGATTGATTTATTTACCTCATCAGAAGAGGGTGTACTTTTTTCTTCAAAATTTGGTCATCTTATTACGATAGTAGATACGCCATTACAAAAAATAGAGTATGACACTTTAGAAAAATTTGATGTTTTGTTTACGAGTACACCATCTGGGGTGACTAGTGAGCTTTTACCGCCATTGATTGGAAAAGGACCAAGATTAATCGATTTATCTGGTGATTATCGCTTAAAAAATCTCGCAAGCTATGAAGCATGGTATGGCAAAAAAGCGGCACCATCCCATAGTGTGCAACAGAGTGTGTATGGCTTAACGGAATGGAATACAGAACTTATCCAGCAAGCAACACTTATTGCTAATCCAGGCTGTTACCCAACAGCGGTTTTGTTATCCTTATTGCCACTTGTAAAAGAGCGGTTGATTGATCCGAGCTTTTTAGTGATTGATGCTAAGAGCGGTATTTCGGGAGCTGGCAATAAGCCATCACAAACGACCCACTTTAGTGAGGCGAATGAGAGCTTTTCAATCTATAAAGTAAATACACATCAGCATATACCAGAAATCGAACAGGCACTTTCCATGTTTGCTCATGTAGATACAACGATTACTTTTAATACGCATTTGGTGCCAATGACACGGGGGATTTTGGCGACATCCTATGCACCTGTTATGCCTGGCATTACAGAGGCACAATTGATCACTTGTTTACAGACAACCTATGAAAAGCATCCATTTGTTCGAGTAGTTACGGATGCAAACGGTTTAGGGACAAATCGTGTGAAAGGATCAAACTATTGTGATATTTTGGTAAAAGTTGATTCCCGTACGAATCGTGCCACGATTGTCAGTGTAATTGACAATCTTGTCAAAGGGGCAGCAGGGCAAGCCATTCAAAATATGAATGTGCAATTTGATTTACCACAAACGACAGGGCTAGATGTTGTACCGTTCTTTATTTAA
- the acsA gene encoding acetate--CoA ligase, translating to MGMKMKEKLMALPGQHHLTNYEEVAKSHNWTNTEKAFSWYETGLVNMAYEAIDRHTETQRKNKVALYFNDGKRKEAYSFNEMKRLTNKAANVFKSATSLQKGDRLFIFMPRSPELYFSLLGALKMGVIVGPLFEAFMEGAVYDRLADSEAKVLVTTPALLERVPLAKLPQLEHVFLVGEDIEETAQILDFNKHLKEASARFEVEWVEREDGMILHYTSGSTGAPKGVLHVHNAMIQQYQSTQWVLDLREDDIYWCTADPGWVTGTAYGIFGPWLNGVTMLIVGGRFSPQAWYQAIEDYGVTVWYSAPTAFRMLMGAGSGLLESYDLSSLRHVLSVGEPLNPEVIRWGMEELGHRIHDTWWMTETGAHMICNYPSMDIKPGSMGKPLPGIHATIVDDAGNEVPPFTMGNLAIQRGWPAMMRQIWGNPERYESYFLKGQWYVSGDSAYMDDDGYFWFQGRVDDVIMTAGERVGPFEVESKLLEHPDVIEAGVIGKPDPVRGEIIKAFVSLREGVEPSDALIEDIRDFVKKGLSAHAAPREIEFKDKLPKTRSGKIMRRVLKAWELNLPTGDLSTMED from the coding sequence ATGGGGATGAAAATGAAGGAGAAGCTAATGGCTTTACCTGGTCAACACCATTTAACGAATTACGAAGAAGTAGCAAAGTCTCATAATTGGACGAATACGGAAAAGGCATTTAGCTGGTACGAAACAGGTTTAGTAAATATGGCGTATGAGGCAATTGATCGTCATACAGAAACACAACGTAAAAATAAGGTGGCACTTTATTTTAATGATGGTAAACGAAAAGAGGCTTACTCTTTTAATGAAATGAAGAGATTAACAAATAAAGCGGCAAACGTTTTTAAATCAGCTACTAGCCTGCAAAAGGGTGATCGTTTATTTATTTTTATGCCACGTTCACCTGAGCTTTACTTTTCATTGTTAGGTGCACTGAAAATGGGTGTTATTGTTGGACCATTGTTTGAAGCTTTTATGGAAGGAGCTGTGTATGATCGTCTGGCAGATAGTGAGGCGAAAGTATTAGTCACAACACCAGCGTTGCTTGAACGTGTGCCATTAGCCAAATTGCCTCAGCTAGAACATGTTTTTTTAGTTGGGGAGGATATTGAGGAAACAGCTCAAATTCTAGACTTTAATAAACATTTAAAAGAGGCTTCGGCACGATTTGAAGTGGAGTGGGTTGAGAGAGAAGATGGGATGATTCTTCATTATACTTCAGGTTCAACAGGTGCTCCAAAGGGTGTGTTGCATGTCCATAATGCAATGATTCAGCAATATCAATCAACACAGTGGGTGCTTGATTTACGGGAAGACGATATCTATTGGTGTACAGCCGATCCTGGATGGGTTACTGGAACAGCCTATGGTATTTTTGGGCCTTGGTTAAACGGTGTGACAATGCTAATTGTTGGCGGAAGATTTTCACCGCAAGCATGGTATCAAGCCATTGAGGATTATGGTGTAACAGTTTGGTATAGTGCGCCAACTGCGTTCCGTATGCTCATGGGGGCAGGTAGTGGTTTACTCGAAAGCTATGATTTATCCTCTTTACGACATGTGTTATCTGTCGGTGAGCCTTTGAATCCAGAAGTTATTCGTTGGGGAATGGAGGAATTAGGACATCGTATACATGACACATGGTGGATGACCGAGACAGGAGCTCATATGATTTGTAATTATCCTTCGATGGATATTAAGCCGGGTTCGATGGGGAAACCTCTTCCAGGTATTCATGCAACGATTGTTGATGATGCTGGCAATGAAGTGCCACCCTTTACAATGGGTAATCTAGCTATTCAACGTGGTTGGCCAGCCATGATGCGCCAAATTTGGGGCAACCCAGAGCGCTATGAATCTTATTTCCTAAAAGGACAATGGTATGTATCCGGTGATTCGGCTTATATGGATGATGATGGTTACTTCTGGTTTCAAGGACGTGTGGATGATGTCATCATGACAGCTGGTGAACGTGTAGGACCGTTTGAAGTAGAAAGCAAGCTACTTGAGCATCCAGATGTAATCGAAGCAGGTGTTATCGGGAAGCCAGACCCAGTGCGGGGGGAAATCATTAAAGCCTTTGTATCTTTACGAGAAGGGGTTGAACCTTCTGATGCATTGATTGAAGATATCCGTGATTTTGTTAAGAAAGGTTTATCTGCACATGCAGCACCGCGTGAAATTGAATTTAAGGATAAATTGCCAAAAACACGTAGTGGTAAAATTATGCGTCGCGTATTGAAAGCATGGGAATTAAATTTGCCAACTGGTGATTTATCGACGATGGAAGATTAA
- a CDS encoding GNAT family N-acetyltransferase — MEHKKTFFSVTKETKHGTVYVEGPVPPEKLATYSFHEGLVAFRPPKQQQQAIIEIAGLPEGRIIIIRNEDIIVGYVTYLYPDPLERWAEDRIDDMIELGAIEVIPDYRGTGSGKALLAVSFMGDEMEDYLVITTEYYWHWDLKGTGLNVWDYRKMMEKMMSSVGFEYFATDDPEITSHPANCLMAREGKRVPPETMERFDRLRFRNRFMY, encoded by the coding sequence ATGGAACATAAAAAAACTTTTTTTTCTGTCACAAAGGAAACTAAGCATGGTACTGTGTATGTGGAAGGACCTGTACCTCCAGAAAAATTAGCTACATATTCATTCCATGAGGGCTTGGTTGCCTTCAGACCTCCAAAACAGCAGCAGCAGGCCATCATCGAAATTGCAGGGCTCCCAGAAGGTCGTATTATTATTATTCGAAACGAAGATATTATCGTAGGCTATGTTACCTATCTTTATCCTGATCCACTTGAACGATGGGCAGAAGATCGAATCGATGACATGATTGAATTGGGAGCCATTGAAGTCATTCCAGACTATCGTGGAACGGGTTCAGGTAAGGCTCTGCTAGCCGTTTCATTTATGGGAGATGAAATGGAAGACTATCTGGTGATTACTACCGAGTATTATTGGCATTGGGATTTAAAAGGAACGGGTTTAAATGTTTGGGACTACCGCAAAATGATGGAGAAAATGATGAGCTCCGTCGGCTTTGAATATTTCGCTACGGATGATCCCGAAATTACTTCACATCCAGCAAATTGCCTTATGGCACGTGAAGGAAAACGTGTGCCTCCTGAGACAATGGAAAGATTTGATAGGCTTCGTTTTAGAAATCGTTTCATGTATTAA